Proteins from a genomic interval of Diospyros lotus cultivar Yz01 chromosome 6, ASM1463336v1, whole genome shotgun sequence:
- the LOC127803155 gene encoding uncharacterized protein LOC127803155 → MGTEIQAKTFFSRSYSMRDQNDCTGSDLWAMYPELKTLKNDHYCNSFLTSPAIDVYLGHDKGQLRQTILKHEYIFRHQLEELHRLYKRQRDLMNEIKRELYQHQIPAEMSQSGLILSYGVKKTGHVSDSPLMLPTFGRYKSETDSIQPLTFAREKNTSGPFLSKDRITPKDCESTESKCSIFQRNMLNLELPASVHMHNKGKRIRESTCGVSGTESCSLARNRAVTPEVNLSLGSESGCNTDAFRCNIYSRGSWDMVDLNETIEVEEAPVLASVHNLGNVTCLDEDIQKQAAYVNLKSGVHASLKESSQISLSGRDGGICLDNMYPGKEGNQRMSITYKREAGGRTCNLDSFHQGLCPEYSPAISNPLKAEPGKVGILSSSGPSDINREPSRKRKIFGVEISEGILDQSVEASHTPSLHRPKPEYIAKSESSSLSTWSNATSIFGQDVLSIKEIPCISSSFTPNGSTSLPLQSLDVIRGKRQFSDSNSISVSRVEVSCQKDLCFGSQSDAKQLNVCSSSLGYEFPNGNKRNSSIPEQFMLNGSVKYRKDLSCMDAKCAKDVNSDMGILQQHPGSLDGQRRHENPMGELPWLKGKELAKVQPIKRQEGPCQRNLYSLHNYSEQFSDKTEFGNIPYRSSDEDPTSSSMRAGDTKLDRTDASAFPSGNKIFGFTISVLQTSRDLTSLSSHSNPNDVAANGNGSNDRKNLDQDPSSGVLEIKDLRTEKGLDNCISGLRRCIDLNLCMNEDEAPPVPSLPRAIVKIATTEIDLEAPVVLESETGPPPEADSSESPSKLPLDVSWEHGEDLVSVAAEAIVDISLSHLIKDITCHSSCGLSSDSLHWFAEVICNAEGDPEGGPKAVPTGTDAIHGEEFIPDGMDYFEFMTLKLAEIKVEEEEYCNKYPAPEILKNEETGATVSSKRPRRGQARRGRQRKDFQRDILPGIISLSKHDVIEDLQIIEELFRASGFTWQPRLSGRNTAKKGRGRTRAGASSPSVTQKAVCQPPAEHLNQREVVLEETLPGWGKRTRRLPRQRCPNDIPAPALKPTVLAS, encoded by the exons ATGGGAACTGAAATACAAGCTAAGACATTCTTTTCAAGATCTTATTCCATGAGGGATCAAAATGACTGCACTGGGAGTGATTTATGGGCCATGTATCCTGAGCTAAAAACCTTGAAAAATGACCACTACTGTAATTCATTTTTGACAAGTCCGGCCATAGATGTATATTTGGGGCATGATAAAGGACAACTGAGGCAAACCATCTTGAAGCATGAATATATATTCAGACATCAG CTTGAAGAACTTCACCGCCTTTACAAAAGACAGAGGGATCTCATGAATGAAATTAAGAGGGAACTCTATCAACATCAGATACCAGCGGAAATGTCACAGTCTGGTCTCATTCTATCTTATGGGGTCAAAAAGACAGGTCATGTATCCGATTCACCTCTGATGCTTCCAACTTTTGGAAGATATAAGTCAGAAACTGATAGTATCCAGCCTCTTACTTTTGCAAGAGAAAAGAATACATCTGGTCCTTTTCTCTCCAAAGATAGAATAACACCAAAGGATTGTGAATCCACAGAGTCCAAATGCAGCATTTTTCAGAGAAATATGTTGAACCTTGAGCTTCCAGCTTCTGTACATATGCATAACAAAGGGAAGCGGATAAGGGAAAGTACTTGTGGAGTTTCAGGCACAGAAAGTTGCTCTCTTGCCAGGAATCGTGCAGTCACACCTGAGGTAAATTTGTCTCTTGGTAGTGAATCTGGCTGTAACACTGATGCTTTCAGATGTAATATTTATTCAAGAGGAAGCTGGGATATGGTTGATTTGAATGAAACTATTGAGGTTGAGGAAGCACCCGTTTTAGCTTCTGTACATAATTTAGGTAATGTAACTTGCCTTGATGAGGATATACAGAAGCAGGCTGCATATGTAAACTTGAAATCAGGGGTCCATGCTTCATTGAAGGAATCCTCTCAAATCTCCCTTTCAGGAAGGGATGGAGGAATTTGCCTCGATAATATGTATCCAGGGAAGGAAGGGAATCAAAGAATGAGTATAACTTACAAGAGGGAAGCCG GGGGACGTACATGCAACCTGGATTCTTTCCATCAAGGTCTCTGTCCTGAATATTCACCTGCTATATCTAACCCACTCAAAGCTGAACCCGGCAAAGTTGGCATACTCTCGTCATCTGGCCCGTCTGATATTAACAGAGAGCCCagtagaaaaaggaaaatttttggCGTGGAAATATCTGAAGGAATTCTTGATCAATCTGTTGAGGCTTCCCATACACCCAGTCTGCACCGACCAAAGCCTGAATATATAGCCAAATCCGAGTCTTCCTCCCTATCAACATGGAGTAATGCTACAAGTATATTTGGCCAGGATGTGTTATCAATTAAAGAAATTCCTTGCATTAGCTCCTCTTTTACACCCAATGGGAGTACTAGTTTACCATTGCAAAGCCTGGATGTTATTAGAGGCAAGAGGCAGTTTAGCGACAGCAATTCAATATCGGTTTCAAGAGTTGAAGTATCCTGCCAAAAAGACCTTTGTTTTGGCTCCCAGTCGGATGCCAAGCAACTGAATGTTTGCAGCTCATCACTTGGATATGAATTTCCAAatggaaacaaaagaaatagtTCAATTCCTGAACAATTCATGTTGAATGGTTCAGTAAAATATCGAAAGGATTTAAGCTGCATGGATGCGAAGTGTGCAAAGGATGTGAACTCAGATATGGGGATTCTTCAGCAACATCCTGGGTCTTTAGATGGGCAAAGGAGACATGAGAACCCTATGGGGGAGCTGCCTTGGCTTAAAGGAAAAGAACTTGCCAAAGTTCAGccaattaaaagacaagaaggTCCTTGTCAAAGGAATCTATATTCCTTGCACAACTATTCTGAACAGTTTTCTGACAAAACTGAATTTGGTAACATTCCTTATCGAAGTTCAGATGAGGATCCCACGTCTTCATCAATGAGAGCCGGTGATACTAAGCTTGACAGAACTGATGCAAGTGCATTTCCAAgtggtaacaagatttttggGTTTACCATTTCTGTGCTTCAGACCTCCCGGGATCTTACTTCTCTGAGTTCTCACTCTAACCCTAATGATGTTGCTGCTAATGGTAACGGTAGTAATGACAGGAAAAATTTGGATCAAGATCCCAGTTCTGGAGTTCTTGAAATTAAGGACCTTCGTACAGAGAAAGGACTGGATAATTGCATTTCTGGCCTGAGACGTTGCATTGATTTGAATTTGTGCATGAATGAAGATGAAGCCCCACCAGTTCCGTCTCTCCCAAGAGCCATTGTCAAGATAGCCACCACTGAGATAGATTTGGAGGCTCCAGTAGTACTTGAATCTGAAACAGGCCCGCCTCCTGAAGCGGATTCTTCTGAAAGCCCTTCTAAATTGCCTTTAGATGTATCTTGGGAGCATGGCGAAGACCTTGTTAGTGTAGCAGCAGAGGCTATAGTAGACATATCCTTGTCTCATCTCATCAAGGATATAACTTGTCATTCGTCATGTGGACTGTCCAGTGATTCACTCCATTGGTTTGCAGAAGTAATTTGTAATGCTGAGGGTGATCCAGAAGGTGGACCGAAGGCAGTTCCTACAGGTACTGACGCCATCCATGGAGAAGAGTTCATTCCTGATGGGATGGATTACTTCGAGTTCATGACACTGAAATTGGCAGAAATCAAAGTAGAGGAAGAGGAATACTGCAACAAGTATCCGGCCCCAGAGATtctgaaaaatgaagaaacagGGGCCACTGTATCATCTAAACGACCTCGAAGAGGCCAAGCGAGGAGGGGGAGGCAGCGGAAGGACTTTCAAAGGGATATACTTCCTGGaatcatctctctctcaaagCATGACGTGATCGAGGATCTTCAAATAATAGAGGAGTTGTTTAGAGCAAGCGGCTTCACCTGGCAGCCAAGACTTTCAGGGAGAAACACAGCTAAGAAGGGAAGGGGGAGGACACGTGCTGGAGCTTCCTCTCCCTCTGTGACACAGAAAGCAGTTTGCCAGCCCCCTGCAGAGCATCTGAATCAGAGAGAAGTAGTACTCGAAGAGACTCTGCCCGGGTGGGGGAAGAGGACAAGGCGTTTGCCCAGGCAGAGATGTCCAAACGATATTCCTGCTCCTGCTTTGAAGCCTACTGTCCTAGCTTCATGA